From a region of the Zingiber officinale cultivar Zhangliang chromosome 10B, Zo_v1.1, whole genome shotgun sequence genome:
- the LOC122028705 gene encoding respiratory burst oxidase homolog protein E-like, with the protein MSTTPSSGGGSFRKSGHRRIDDIRVEDEESSDESVDFGRGYGYDGGMLPIFLNDQSDLVEVMLELDEDSMVVRSVAAPTSAAAAASAERASSGSLSRSSSTASRIRRKLAWLFSPIRRRKPPDATTDDEHSSSPGPAAAAMSSRDARRIRARLDRTREGARRALKGLRFIRQTTTGTADANELWQRVEERFAALADNGLLARDDFAECIGMVDSKEFGVGIFDALARRRRQNFERITKEELYDFWLQISDQSFDARLQIFFDIVDTNVDGRITREEVQELIVLSASANKLSKLKEQAEEYASLIMEELDPENLGYIELWQLEALLLQRDTYMNYSRPPSTASGAGWSQSIAGGGTKTSFRRRWFSPRRAATRLRLAAWENWQRAWVVQLWVAVMAGLFAWKFMQYRHSAAFAVMGYCLPTAKGAAETLKLNMALVLLPVCRNTLTWLRATRARHFFPFDDSITFHKMIATAIVAGILLHAGNHLTCDFPRLINSSPSEYEAVAQYFGSEKPTYWSLLKGVVGLTGIAMVVLITVSFTLAMHRFRKNSARLPYPLNRLTGFNAFWYSHHLLALVYLLLLIHGYFLFLVHSWYNRTTWMYISVPLLLYIGERNLRAFRSKAYSVKILKVSLLPGGVLTVTMSKPQGFRYRSGQYIFLQCPTISPFEWHPFSITSAPGDEYLSVHIRTNGDWTEELKRVFIENYFSPHSLRIASLNDLGSAQNSMVRLFVDGPYGAPAQDFRNYDVLLLVGLGIGATPFISILRDLLNNIKVSDELMELAMDTSRSEVSNSSLSFSTTSSSTKKRSYRTSSAHFYWVTREAASFEWFKGVMNDVAEMDKKGIIEMHNYLTSVYEERDARTTLLAMVQALNHAKNGVDIVSGTQVRTHFARPNWKEVFTKLAAKHPGATVGVFYCGTPTLAKELRKLSLEMSHRTSTRFHFHKEYF; encoded by the exons ATGTCCACGACTCCTTCCTCTGGCGGAGGAAGCTTCCGGAAGTCGGGCCACCGGAGGATCGACGACATCAGGGTGGAGGACGAGGAGTCCAGCGATGAGTCCGTGGACTTTGGCCGCGGCTACGGCTACGACGGCGGAATGTTGCCCATTTTCCTCAACGACCAGAGCGATCTGGTCGAGGTGATGCTGGAGCTCGACGAGGATTCGATGGTTGTGCGGAGCGTCGCCGCGCCGACCTCTGCCGCCGCTGCTGCCTCAGCGGAGCGGGCTTCGTCGGGAAGCCTGAGCCGGAGCTCGTCGACGGCGTCGAGGATCCGGCGCAAGTTGGCGTGGCTGTTTTCGCCTATTCGACGGAGGAAGCCGCCGGACGCGACGACGGATGATGAGCATTCCTCTTCGCCCGGCCCGGCCGCCGCCGCCATGTCGTCGCGGGATGCCCGACGGATCAGGGCGCGGCTGGATCGGACGCGGGAGGGAGCGCGGCGGGCGCTTAAGGGCCTCCGCTTCATCAGGCAAACGACGACGGGGACGGCAGACGCCAACGAGCTCTGGCAAAGGGTGGAGGAGCGCTTCGCCGCCCTCGCCGACAACGGCCTCCTCGCCCGTGATGATTTCGCTGAATGCATCG GGATGGTGGATTCCAAGGAATTCGGTGTGGGCATCTTCGACGCCCTAGCGCGAAGGCGCCGCCAAAACTTCGAGAGGATAACCAAAGAAGAGCTCTACGATTTCTGGCTTCAAATCTCTGACCAAAGCTTCGATGCCCGCCTCCAAATCTTCTTCGACat TGTGGATACGAATGTGGATGGGAGGATAACAAGAGAGGAAGTACAAGAG TTGATAGTTTTGAGTGCTTCGGCCAACAAGCTGTCGAAGCTGAAGGAGCAGGCGGAGGAGTACGCCTCTCTCATCATGGAAGAACTGGACCCAGAAAACCTCGGCTACATTGAG CTGTGGCAGTTGGAAGCGCTGCTGCTGCAGCGGGACACGTACATGAACTACAGCCGGCCACCGAGCACCGCGAGTGGAGCAGGGTGGAGCCAGAGCATCGCCGGCGGCGGGACGAAAACATCCTTCCGACGGCGGTGGTTCAGCCCGCGGCGCGCGGCGACGCGGCTGAGGCTGGCAGCGTGGGAGAACTGGCAGCGGGCGTGGGTGGTGCAGCTGTGGGTGGCGGTCATGGCGGGGCTGTTCGCCTGGAAGTTCATGCAGTACCGCCACAGTGCGGCGTTCGCCGTGATGGGGTATTGCCTTCCCACCGCCAAGGGCGCCGCGGAGACGCTGAAGCTCAACATGGCCCTCGTCCTCCTCCCCGTCTGCCGCAACACCCTCACTTGGCTCCGCGCGACCCGGGCCCGgcacttcttcccctttgacgACAGCATTACCTTCCACAAG ATGATTGCGACAGCTATAGTGGCAGGAATCCTGCTCCACGCCGGGAACCACTTGACGTGCGACTTCCCGCGGCTGATCAACTCTTCCCCGTCGGAGTACGAGGCGGTGGCGCAGTACTTCGGATCGGAGAAGCCGACGTACTGGAGCCTGTTAAAGGGGGTGGTAGGTCTGACGGGAATTGCCATGGTGGTGCTGATAACCGTCTCGTTCACGCTGGCAATGCACCGGTTCAGGAAGAACAGCGCGCGGCTGCCGTACCCCCTGAACCGTCTCACCGGATTCAACGCCTTCTGGTACTCCCACCACCTGCTCGCCCTCGTCTACTTGCTCCTGCTCATCCACGGCTACTTTCTCTTCCTCGTGCACAGTTGGTACAATCGGACG ACTTGGATGTACATCTCTGTCCCATTGCTGCTCTATATAGGTGAAAGAAATCTGAGAGCCTTCCGTTCCAAGGCTTATTCTGTCAAGATCTTGAAG GTCTCGTTGCTACCTGGTGGTGTTTTGACTGTAACAATGTCCAAGCCACAAGGGTTTCGCTACAGAAGTGGACAGTACATATTTTTGCAATGCCCTACAATCTCACCATTTGAATG GCATCCTTTTTCAATTACATCGGCTCCTGGTGATGAATACCTAAGCGTCCACATACGAACCAATGGCGACTGGACCGAGGAGCTCAAACGTGTTTTCATAGAGAACTACTTCTCACCACATTCATTAAGGATAGCATCATTAAATGATTTAGGTTCTGCACAGAACAG CATGGTTAGATTGTTTGTGGACGGTCCTTATGGCGCACCAGCACAGGACTTCAGAAACTATGATGTTCTACTGCTTGTGGGTCTGGGCATAGGGGCAACACCTTTCATCAGCATTCTCAGGGACCTTCTTAACAATATTAAAGTTTCAGATGAACTAATG GAGTTGGCGATGGACACGAGCCGATCAGAAGTCAGTAATAGCAGCCTCAGCTTCTCAACAACCAGCAGCAGTACCAAGAAGAGGTCATATAGAACTAGCAGTGCTCACTTCTACTGGGTCACAAGAGAGGCAGCATCTTTCGAGTGGTTCAAAGGAGTAATGAATGATGTGGCTGAAATGGACAAAAAG GGTATTATAGAGATGCATAATTATTTAACAAGTGTTTATGAGGAGCGTGATGCAAGGACTACTCTCCTTGCAATGGTGCAGGCTCTGAATCATGCTAAGAATGGAGTTGATATTGTCTCAGGAACACAG GTGAGGACTCACTTTGCAAGACCAAATTGGAAAGAAGTATTCACCAAATTAGCTGCCAAACATCCTGGAGCAACAGTAG GCGTCTTCTACTGTGGAACACCAACTCTAGCAAAAGAACTAAGAAAGCTATCGCTTGAGATGAGTCACAGAACATCAACAAGATTCCATTTCCACAAAGAGTACTTCTAA
- the LOC122028706 gene encoding U5 small nuclear ribonucleoprotein 40 kDa protein-like, producing MFAPLGENALVISGHRPGTEWATVPHGSIQGQGPGSGGKQRTSSLESPIMLLTGHQSAIYTMKFNPAGTVVASGSHDRDIFLWYVHGDCKNFMVFRGHKNAILDLQWTTDGTQIISASPDKTLRAWDVETGKQIKKMAEHSSFVNSCCPSRRGPPLVVSGSDDGTAKLWDLRQRGAIQTFPDKYQITAVSFSDAADKIFTGGLDNDVKVWDLRRNEVIMMLQGHGDMITGMQLSPDGSYLLTNGMDSTLRVWDMRPYAPQNRCIKIFTGHQHNFEKNLLKCAWSPDGSKVSAGSADRMVYIWDTTSRRILYKLPGHNGSVNETAFHPTEPIIGSCGSDKQIYLGEL from the coding sequence ATGTTTGCTCCGCTCGGTGAGAATGCATTGGTAATTTCAGGCCATAGGCCAGGAACAGAATGGGCAACTGTTCCACATGGTTCTATTCAAGGTCAAGGCCCGGGTTCTGGTGGAAAACAACGCACTTCGAGTCTGGAGTCACCAATAATGCTGCTCACAGGTCACCAAAGTGCAATATATACCATGAAGTTCAACCCAGCAGGAACAGTAGTAGCCTCTGGCTCCCATGACAGAGATATATTCTTGTGGTATGTTCATGGAGACTGCAAAAATTTCATGGTCTTCAGAGGGCATAAAAATGCTATTTTAGACCTCCAATGGACCACTGATGGAACTCAGATAATCTCAGCTAGCCCTGACAAAACTCTGAGGGCGTGGGATGTTGAAACCGGCAAACAGATCAAGAAAATGGCTGAGCATTCATCATTTGTTAACTCATGTTGTCCCTCACGAAGAGGTCCACCTCTCGTTGTCAGTGGTTCAGATGATGGAACAGCCAAACTCTGGGATTTGCGGCAAAGAGGTGCAATCCAGACATTTCCGGACAAGTACCAGATTACTGCAGTAAGTTTCTCTGATGCAGCAGATAAGATCTTTACTGGAGGATTGGACAATGATGTGAAAGTGTGGGATCTTCGTCGAAATGAGGTAATAATGATGCTACAAGGTCATGGAGACATGATAACAGGTATGCAGCTAAGTCCCGACGGTTCTTACCTCTTGACAAATGGCATGGATTCCACTCTTCGAGTTTGGGATATGCGTCCCTATGCTCCTCAAAACCGTTGCATTAAGATATTTACTGGGCACCAACACAACTTTGAGAAGAATTTGCTCAAGTGTGCCTGGTCACCAGATGGGAGCAAGGTTTCTGCAGGGAGTGCAGATAGGATGGTCTATATCTGGGACACTACATCCCGTCGGATTCTGTACAAACTCCCTGGGCATAATGGTTCTGTGAATGAGACTGCATTCCATCCAACTGAACCTATCATCGGCTCCTGTGGAAGTGACAAGCAAATCTACCTTGGAGAGCTTTGA